From Rhodococcus sp. B7740, one genomic window encodes:
- a CDS encoding MFS transporter produces MTDSPPSDHDSSAPEPAFRPGGKLPPEIWVLVSAAFVIALGFGIVAPALPQFAREFGVGYTAASAVISAFALMRLLFAPASGALVQRLGERPVYLIGLLIVAVSTGACALAQTYWQLLVFRGLGGIGSTMFSVSALGLLIRISPATSRGRISGLYATAFLLGTIGGPLVGGALVGFGLRVPFVIYAVALVIAAAVVYFTLGNSDLVKPEKGSAPPTMSLLAALRIPSYRAALASNFANGWAVFGVRVALVPLFVVEAMQRSEVFVGIALTVFAVGNALVLTSAGRLSDVRGRKPFMVGGLAVCGLGTVVMGYVHDPVLFLVVSLIAGIGSGLMSPAQQASVADVIGSKARGGPVLAAFQMASDVGAVIGPIVAGMIVEQVSFGPAFAVTGALLLLAGLWWSRVPDTLGRERTRPTQP; encoded by the coding sequence GTGACCGACTCACCTCCATCCGACCACGACAGTTCGGCTCCCGAGCCCGCATTCAGACCCGGAGGCAAGCTCCCACCGGAGATCTGGGTACTGGTATCGGCGGCGTTCGTCATCGCGCTCGGATTCGGTATCGTCGCGCCCGCTCTGCCGCAGTTCGCCCGGGAATTCGGCGTCGGATACACGGCGGCGTCGGCGGTCATCAGTGCGTTCGCTCTCATGCGGTTGCTGTTCGCGCCCGCCAGTGGTGCTCTGGTGCAGCGGCTCGGCGAGCGGCCCGTGTACCTGATCGGACTACTCATCGTTGCGGTGTCCACCGGTGCCTGCGCGCTGGCTCAGACGTACTGGCAGCTGTTGGTGTTTCGAGGACTCGGCGGCATCGGCTCGACGATGTTCTCGGTGTCGGCACTGGGATTGCTGATCAGGATCAGCCCTGCGACCAGTCGGGGCCGCATCTCCGGCCTCTATGCGACCGCGTTCCTGCTGGGAACCATCGGCGGTCCGCTCGTCGGCGGCGCTCTCGTCGGATTCGGGCTGCGGGTGCCGTTCGTGATCTATGCCGTAGCGCTCGTGATCGCGGCGGCCGTCGTGTACTTCACCCTGGGCAACTCCGACCTCGTCAAGCCGGAGAAAGGCTCGGCACCACCCACGATGTCGTTGCTCGCCGCGCTGCGGATCCCGTCGTATCGGGCTGCGTTGGCGTCGAATTTCGCCAACGGGTGGGCAGTGTTCGGTGTTCGAGTGGCCTTGGTGCCGTTGTTCGTCGTCGAGGCGATGCAGCGATCCGAGGTGTTCGTCGGTATCGCGCTGACCGTGTTCGCAGTGGGAAATGCCCTGGTGCTCACCAGTGCAGGCCGCCTGTCCGACGTGCGCGGACGCAAGCCGTTCATGGTGGGTGGGCTGGCGGTGTGCGGGCTGGGAACCGTCGTGATGGGGTACGTCCACGATCCCGTGCTGTTTCTCGTGGTGTCGCTGATCGCCGGAATCGGATCGGGTCTGATGAGCCCCGCCCAGCAGGCCTCGGTTGCGGACGTGATCGGCTCGAAGGCGCGCGGTGGGCCCGTGCTGGCCGCGTTCCAGATGGCATCCGATGTCGGCGCGGTCATCGGTCCGATCGTCGCTGGAATGATCGTCGAACAGGTCTCGTTCGGTCCGGCATTCGCCGTGACGGGCGCGCTGCTTCTCCTGGCAGGACTGTGGTGGTCGCGAGTTCCGGACACGCTCGGGCGCGAGCGCACCCGACCGACGCAACCGTAG
- the pgm gene encoding phosphoglucomutase (alpha-D-glucose-1,6-bisphosphate-dependent) — MAHERAGTTALPEDLVDLSQLVTAYYSRVPDVSEPSQQVVFGTSGHRGSSLDSAFNEAHIVATTQAIVEYRSAQGITGPLFIGRDTHALSEPAWTTALEVLAANGVDVLVDSGDRYTPTPAISHAILRHNESGPSAKADGIVVTPSHNPPRDGGFKYNPPHGGPADSDATSVIAARANELLRDGISGIKRVTLAQAFAGSVSRYDFLGTYVDDLPNVLDLDAIRAAGVRIGADPLGGASVDYWDAIAERHNLDLTVVNPLVDGTFRFMTLDTDGKIRMDCSSPNAMASLIAARDRFDISTGNDADSDRHGIVTPDGGLLNPNHFLAVAIEYLFTHRPDWSPTAAVGKTLVSSSMIDRVVSGLGRRLLEVPVGFKWFVPGLLAGELGFGGEESAGASFLRHNGRVWTTDKDGIVLALLASEITAVTGSTPSQRYAEFTAKFGDPTYARVDAPATREQKAVLAELSPDQITATELAGEPITATLTEAPGNGAALGGLKVTTESAWFAARPSGTEDVYKIYAESFQGEDHLARVQAAARELVSSALESS, encoded by the coding sequence GTGGCGCACGAGAGAGCTGGAACCACTGCACTGCCGGAGGATCTGGTGGATCTTTCGCAGCTCGTGACCGCGTACTACTCGCGGGTTCCCGATGTGTCGGAACCGAGTCAGCAGGTGGTGTTCGGCACCTCCGGACATCGAGGGTCCAGTCTGGACTCGGCGTTCAACGAGGCGCACATCGTGGCGACGACGCAGGCGATCGTGGAGTACCGGTCCGCACAGGGCATCACCGGCCCGCTGTTCATCGGTCGGGACACTCACGCTCTGTCCGAACCCGCCTGGACGACGGCGTTGGAAGTGTTGGCTGCCAACGGTGTCGACGTACTGGTCGATTCGGGCGATCGGTACACGCCCACCCCCGCCATCAGCCACGCAATTCTTCGCCACAACGAGTCCGGCCCGTCGGCGAAGGCCGACGGCATCGTGGTGACTCCCTCGCACAATCCGCCGCGGGACGGCGGATTCAAGTACAACCCTCCGCACGGTGGTCCGGCCGACAGCGATGCCACATCGGTCATTGCCGCTCGCGCCAACGAGCTTCTGCGCGATGGCATTTCGGGCATCAAGCGGGTGACCCTGGCCCAGGCGTTCGCGGGGAGCGTCTCTCGCTACGACTTCCTCGGCACCTACGTGGACGACCTACCGAACGTGCTCGATCTCGACGCGATCCGCGCGGCCGGAGTGCGCATCGGAGCAGATCCGTTGGGTGGAGCGAGTGTCGATTACTGGGATGCCATCGCCGAGCGGCACAATCTCGACCTGACCGTGGTGAACCCGTTGGTGGACGGCACATTCCGCTTCATGACTCTCGATACCGACGGCAAGATCAGGATGGACTGCTCGTCGCCGAACGCGATGGCCTCGCTCATCGCTGCCCGCGATCGGTTCGACATCTCGACGGGCAACGATGCCGACTCCGATCGACACGGCATCGTCACTCCCGACGGTGGCCTGCTCAACCCCAATCACTTTCTCGCCGTCGCCATCGAATACCTGTTCACCCACCGACCCGATTGGTCGCCCACGGCGGCAGTGGGCAAGACGTTGGTGAGCTCGTCGATGATCGACCGGGTCGTCTCGGGTCTCGGCCGTCGTCTGCTCGAGGTGCCGGTCGGTTTCAAATGGTTCGTCCCCGGTCTGCTCGCAGGCGAGCTCGGATTCGGCGGTGAGGAGAGCGCCGGAGCGTCGTTCCTCCGACACAACGGCCGCGTCTGGACCACCGACAAGGACGGAATCGTGCTGGCTTTGCTGGCATCCGAGATCACCGCTGTCACCGGATCCACGCCGTCGCAGCGCTACGCCGAGTTCACCGCGAAGTTCGGCGATCCGACGTATGCCCGCGTCGATGCACCTGCCACCCGCGAGCAGAAGGCCGTTCTCGCCGAGCTGTCGCCCGATCAGATCACCGCCACCGAGCTGGCGGGCGAACCGATCACGGCAACGCTGACCGAGGCTCCCGGCAACGGAGCGGCCCTCGGTGGCCTGAAAGTGACGACGGAGAGCGCCTGGTTCGCTGCGCGCCCGTCCGGAACCGAGGACGTGTACAAGATCTACGCGGAGTCGTTCCAGGGCGAGGACCATCTGGCCCGGGTTCAAGCCGCCGCACGTGAGCTGGTGTCCTCCGCACTCGAGAGCTCGTGA
- a CDS encoding DUF1295 domain-containing protein — MPAVNWSDFLTVSLASLGGTAVLMIVTALIGARIGRHNVVDVTWGGGFVLIASISAATGTGELWRRLLLLVLVGVWGLRLAVHVFRRSRGHGEDPRYTEMLAKAPGNETLYALRKIYLTQAVALWFVSLPLQVSAVAHGSVLPVVVLGVLVWILGWTFEAVGDAQLKAFKADSSNKGRIMDRGLWAWTRHPNYFGDSAVWWGLFLVSASAWPGVFTLLSPIAMTYFLVFATGARLLERSMEKRPGYREYQQRTSYFLPRPPKQHSK; from the coding sequence GTGCCCGCGGTGAACTGGTCCGACTTCCTGACCGTATCGCTGGCGAGCCTCGGCGGTACCGCTGTCCTGATGATCGTCACCGCCCTCATCGGGGCGCGTATCGGACGCCACAACGTCGTGGACGTGACGTGGGGCGGCGGATTCGTTCTGATCGCCTCGATCTCGGCTGCGACCGGAACAGGTGAACTGTGGCGTCGCCTACTACTGCTCGTCCTGGTCGGTGTGTGGGGGCTTCGCCTTGCCGTGCACGTCTTTCGACGCTCGCGCGGGCACGGCGAAGATCCGCGCTACACCGAGATGCTCGCCAAGGCCCCCGGTAACGAAACCCTGTACGCCCTGCGGAAGATCTACCTGACGCAGGCGGTTGCATTGTGGTTCGTGTCCCTGCCGCTGCAGGTATCCGCTGTCGCACACGGATCCGTTCTGCCGGTCGTCGTGCTCGGAGTACTGGTCTGGATTCTCGGATGGACGTTCGAGGCAGTGGGCGATGCGCAGTTGAAAGCCTTCAAGGCCGACTCCTCGAACAAGGGCCGGATCATGGACCGGGGTCTTTGGGCCTGGACGCGGCACCCCAACTACTTCGGCGACTCGGCGGTCTGGTGGGGACTGTTCCTCGTCTCGGCGTCGGCGTGGCCCGGGGTGTTCACGCTTCTCTCGCCCATCGCGATGACATACTTCCTGGTGTTCGCCACCGGTGCACGGTTGCTCGAGCGCAGCATGGAGAAGCGACCGGGGTATCGCGAATACCAGCAGCGAACGAGCTATTTCCTCCCGCGGCCACCGAAGCAGCACAGCAAGTAG
- a CDS encoding SAM-dependent methyltransferase — protein sequence MTTSTLSVDRTDRRVGVAHRIAELVEPLVGGPLPVRLQAWDGSVAGDASAPRVLLRSPSALRRLLWSPGELGAAQAYVTGELDVDGDLAAALDHVWGVVRERRLSAIRPGPASLLRLAKLAKDLGVFGRPLPPPVSQASVKGRLHSVLRDRAAISHHYDLSNDFYELVLDSHMAYSSAYWTSDSPDYTLDDAQRDKLDLVCRKIGLDKRVGQRFLDVGCGWGSLSLHAAQEYGAKVVGVTISREQKAFIDKRIADRGLQDRVEIRIQDYREIPDGPFDAVASIEMGEHVGEANYPTYTAALHTNVKPGGRVLIQQMSRREGDNPGGGAFIESFIAPDMYMRPVGRTVAMIEEAGLEVRDVHALREHYVRTVDVWTERFEARFDDVVAMVGEEVARVWRLYLIGGGMAFRDNRMGVDQILAVRSGSGPSEMEPVRPVWVCPR from the coding sequence ATGACCACCTCGACACTCTCCGTGGACCGGACCGATCGACGAGTCGGCGTCGCGCATCGAATTGCCGAGTTGGTGGAACCCCTGGTGGGTGGTCCGCTTCCCGTTCGGCTGCAGGCGTGGGACGGGTCCGTTGCAGGCGATGCCTCGGCACCGAGGGTGCTGTTGCGCAGTCCGAGCGCTCTTCGGCGATTGCTGTGGAGCCCCGGTGAACTCGGTGCTGCGCAGGCATACGTCACCGGCGAGTTGGACGTCGACGGCGATCTCGCCGCGGCTCTCGATCACGTCTGGGGTGTGGTGCGTGAGCGTCGACTCTCGGCGATCCGTCCGGGGCCGGCCTCGCTACTACGGTTGGCGAAACTGGCCAAGGATCTCGGGGTGTTCGGCCGTCCGCTGCCGCCGCCCGTGTCGCAGGCCTCGGTGAAGGGGCGGCTGCACTCGGTGCTCCGCGACCGCGCTGCGATCAGTCACCACTACGACCTGTCGAACGACTTCTACGAGTTGGTCCTCGATTCGCACATGGCGTACTCGTCGGCTTACTGGACCTCGGATTCGCCGGATTACACCCTCGACGACGCTCAGCGCGACAAACTCGACCTCGTATGTCGAAAGATCGGCCTCGACAAGCGCGTAGGGCAACGCTTTCTCGACGTCGGTTGCGGCTGGGGATCCCTGAGCCTGCACGCGGCACAGGAGTACGGGGCGAAGGTCGTCGGAGTGACGATCTCCCGGGAGCAGAAGGCCTTCATCGACAAGCGCATCGCCGACCGAGGACTGCAGGACCGCGTCGAGATCCGAATCCAGGATTATCGAGAGATTCCGGACGGGCCCTTCGACGCGGTGGCGTCGATCGAGATGGGTGAGCATGTGGGGGAGGCCAATTACCCGACCTACACCGCCGCCCTGCATACCAACGTCAAGCCCGGCGGCCGCGTGCTGATCCAACAGATGTCGCGGAGGGAAGGCGACAACCCCGGCGGCGGAGCATTCATCGAATCGTTCATCGCGCCGGACATGTACATGCGCCCGGTCGGGCGGACCGTCGCGATGATCGAGGAGGCCGGACTGGAGGTTCGCGACGTCCACGCCCTCCGGGAGCATTACGTGCGGACCGTCGACGTCTGGACCGAGCGCTTCGAGGCACGCTTCGACGACGTGGTGGCGATGGTCGGGGAGGAGGTCGCTCGCGTGTGGCGGCTGTACCTGATCGGCGGTGGAATGGCGTTCCGGGACAACAGGATGGGCGTCGATCAGATTCTGGCGGTCCGGTCCGGGAGCGGACCGTCCGAGATGGAACCGGTTCGACCGGTGTGGGTGTGCCCGCGGTGA
- a CDS encoding SAM-dependent methyltransferase — MTTVSKSNSVSNPVGGSIGGPSPLVDPQVWPQIAHVPGGAKVAVAAPVADFLFRRAVARLQVRVAMPDGEVIGAGSAEAPLMTVHRPHNFAARVGDSGLIGFGEAYMAGDWDAEDLTAVLEVFARRMASLIPKSLQRLRGLYIPKPPRSERNTTKNTRSNISRHYDLSNDLFELFLDETMTYSSALFSESGSGDDSAELADAQRRKIDRLLDRAGVGEGTRVLEIGTGWGELAIRAAARGATVRSVTLSTEQQELARKRCAAAGYADRIRIDLLDYRLVDGEYDAIVSVEMIEAVGHQYWATYFETIDSLLAPGGRVALQAITMPHDRMLATRNTYTWVHKYIFPGGFLPSVRAIEEVTEQSTSLRVRERLSMGDHYARTLALWDRRFREYRSEAEQLGFDEVFARMWHFYLCYSEAGFRSGYLDVQQIVLDRRDNR, encoded by the coding sequence ATGACTACTGTGTCGAAATCCAATTCGGTGTCGAACCCGGTCGGTGGTTCCATCGGTGGTCCGAGCCCGCTGGTCGATCCGCAGGTCTGGCCCCAGATCGCCCATGTTCCCGGTGGTGCAAAGGTTGCGGTGGCCGCACCCGTGGCCGACTTTCTCTTTCGCCGTGCGGTGGCACGCCTGCAGGTTCGGGTCGCGATGCCCGACGGCGAGGTGATCGGTGCCGGTTCGGCCGAGGCACCGTTGATGACCGTCCATCGGCCACACAACTTCGCCGCACGGGTCGGGGACAGCGGACTCATCGGATTCGGTGAGGCATACATGGCCGGTGACTGGGATGCCGAGGACCTCACTGCTGTGCTCGAGGTCTTCGCCCGGCGAATGGCGTCGCTGATTCCCAAGTCGCTGCAGCGGCTCCGGGGGTTGTACATCCCGAAACCCCCACGGAGCGAGCGTAATACGACCAAGAACACGCGATCGAACATCTCGCGCCACTACGACTTGTCGAACGATCTCTTCGAGCTCTTCCTCGACGAGACGATGACCTACTCGAGTGCGCTGTTCTCCGAATCGGGAAGCGGAGACGACAGTGCGGAGCTCGCCGACGCTCAGCGCCGCAAGATCGATCGGCTACTCGACCGCGCGGGCGTCGGAGAAGGAACCAGAGTGCTCGAGATCGGCACAGGATGGGGCGAGCTGGCCATTCGTGCGGCGGCTCGTGGTGCGACAGTACGGTCGGTGACACTGTCGACCGAACAGCAGGAGCTGGCGCGTAAGCGCTGTGCCGCTGCCGGTTACGCGGACAGAATTCGGATCGATCTTCTCGACTACCGCTTGGTCGACGGCGAGTACGACGCGATCGTGTCGGTCGAGATGATCGAGGCCGTCGGGCATCAGTACTGGGCAACGTATTTCGAGACGATCGACTCGTTGCTCGCGCCGGGTGGGCGAGTTGCCCTGCAGGCCATCACGATGCCGCACGACCGAATGCTGGCTACTCGAAACACGTACACCTGGGTACACAAGTACATCTTTCCCGGCGGGTTCCTGCCGTCGGTGCGAGCCATCGAAGAGGTCACCGAGCAGAGCACCTCGCTTCGGGTACGGGAGCGACTGTCCATGGGTGATCACTATGCGCGAACCCTAGCGCTGTGGGACAGGCGTTTCCGCGAATACCGCAGCGAGGCAGAGCAGCTCGGTTTCGACGAGGTGTTCGCACGGATGTGGCACTTCTACCTGTGCTACTCGGAGGCCGGGTTTCGATCCGGGTACCTCGATGTTCAACAGATCGTGCTCGACCGAAGGGACAACCGATGA
- a CDS encoding DUF1365 domain-containing protein → MALTSLLPATRAHGAALYRTRIDHVRRAPIRNTFSYRSYSWFVDLDALPELPRILRPLASFDSRDHLGDPDASLRQNVDAFLAENGIDLGGGRITMLASARVFGHTFNPLSVYWCHDNDGELRCVVAEVHNTYGERYRYLVHTDHRGAARTTKEFYVSPFNDVDGEYSMLLPEPDAALRLSIVLERAGQPPFVATVDGRRREVTTQSILRTAVEIPIAPLRVVVQIRWQGIRLWARGLKIVQKPAPPGARRSQKQGANR, encoded by the coding sequence GTGGCTCTGACGTCTCTTCTGCCGGCCACCCGCGCGCACGGGGCGGCTCTGTATCGCACTCGAATCGACCACGTTCGGCGCGCGCCGATTCGAAACACGTTCTCGTACCGGAGCTACAGCTGGTTCGTCGACCTCGACGCGCTTCCCGAGTTGCCCCGGATACTGCGACCACTGGCCTCGTTCGACTCCCGGGACCACCTCGGTGACCCCGACGCCAGTCTTCGCCAGAACGTCGATGCGTTCCTGGCGGAGAACGGTATCGATCTCGGCGGCGGACGGATCACGATGTTGGCGAGCGCACGGGTGTTCGGTCACACCTTCAACCCACTGAGTGTGTACTGGTGTCACGACAACGACGGAGAGCTCCGCTGCGTCGTCGCCGAGGTGCACAACACCTACGGTGAGCGATACCGGTACCTGGTGCACACCGATCATCGCGGCGCGGCCCGTACGACCAAGGAGTTCTACGTCTCTCCGTTCAACGACGTCGACGGCGAATACTCCATGCTGCTACCCGAGCCGGACGCCGCGCTTCGGCTCTCGATCGTCCTCGAACGTGCCGGTCAGCCCCCGTTCGTGGCGACCGTCGACGGCCGCCGACGAGAAGTGACGACGCAGTCGATTCTTCGCACTGCAGTCGAGATCCCGATTGCGCCGCTACGGGTGGTGGTACAGATCCGATGGCAAGGGATTCGGCTCTGGGCGCGGGGGCTGAAGATCGTGCAGAAACCTGCCCCTCCCGGGGCACGAAGATCCCAGAAGCAAGGGGCCAACAGATGA
- a CDS encoding NAD(P)/FAD-dependent oxidoreductase, with protein MHGQAIVTRRRVAVVGSGVAGLTAAYALSSTSSVTLYEADSRLGGHADTHYVDGPDGRIGVDTGFIVHNDRTYPTLLRLFDELEVPTQDSDMSMSVRCDGCGLEYSGGQGMRGILAQRTAVFKPRFVSMLLDVKRFHRLANELLDSSEPVESETTLAQFLAEHSFSAYFEAHFMTPLVSAVWSCNPDTALAYPARYLFTFLRHHGMLTVTGSPTWRTVTGGSIEYVRRVARHIDEVLLDTPVHAVYRSEDCVQIRDARDDLRTFDAAVIAVHPGAALKMLAEPTALEHSILGAMPYSTNHTQLHTDSSVLPKNTRARASWNYHLPSCAAKPDRVLVSYDLTRLQRLGETDRRMLVTLGGADRIDPGRVLDEMTYEHPQYTPESVAAQRRLPELDTDTVAFAGAYHGWGFHEDGALSGARAAQRVGATWL; from the coding sequence CTGCATGGGCAGGCAATCGTGACGCGGCGCCGGGTCGCGGTGGTGGGGAGCGGTGTTGCCGGTCTGACGGCGGCGTACGCGCTCTCGTCGACGTCGTCGGTGACGTTGTACGAGGCGGACTCCCGTCTCGGCGGCCATGCGGACACCCACTACGTGGACGGACCCGATGGCCGCATCGGCGTCGACACCGGGTTCATCGTGCACAACGACCGGACGTATCCGACGCTGCTTCGACTGTTCGACGAGCTCGAGGTGCCTACTCAGGATTCGGACATGAGCATGTCCGTGCGGTGCGACGGGTGCGGCCTCGAATACTCGGGCGGCCAGGGCATGCGCGGAATCCTCGCGCAACGCACAGCGGTGTTCAAGCCGCGATTCGTCTCGATGCTGCTCGACGTCAAGCGTTTTCATCGCCTGGCCAACGAACTGCTGGACAGTTCCGAACCGGTGGAGTCCGAGACGACTCTCGCGCAGTTTCTCGCAGAGCACTCGTTCTCGGCGTACTTCGAAGCACACTTCATGACGCCGCTGGTGTCCGCGGTGTGGTCCTGCAATCCGGACACTGCTCTCGCGTACCCGGCTCGCTACCTTTTCACCTTTCTTCGGCACCACGGGATGCTCACCGTCACCGGCTCTCCCACCTGGCGCACCGTCACCGGTGGATCCATCGAATACGTTCGCCGGGTTGCTCGGCACATCGACGAGGTGTTGCTCGATACCCCCGTGCACGCGGTCTACAGGTCCGAGGACTGCGTGCAGATCCGAGACGCCCGCGACGACCTGCGTACGTTCGACGCTGCCGTGATCGCGGTACACCCCGGTGCCGCGCTGAAGATGCTCGCAGAACCGACTGCGCTCGAGCACAGCATCCTGGGAGCGATGCCGTACTCGACCAATCACACGCAACTGCACACAGATTCGTCGGTACTGCCGAAGAACACGAGGGCGCGAGCGTCGTGGAACTATCACCTCCCGTCGTGCGCGGCCAAACCCGACCGGGTGCTGGTCAGCTACGACCTGACCAGGTTGCAACGCCTGGGGGAGACCGATCGCAGAATGCTGGTCACCCTCGGTGGAGCGGATCGTATCGACCCGGGTCGGGTGCTGGACGAGATGACCTACGAACACCCGCAGTACACGCCGGAATCGGTTGCAGCGCAGCGTCGACTTCCCGAATTGGACACCGACACCGTGGCATTCGCCGGTGCCTACCACGGCTGGGGATTTCACGAGGACGGTGCGCTCTCGGGTGCGCGGGCCGCGCAACGGGTGGGTGCCACGTGGCTCTGA
- a CDS encoding alpha/beta hydrolase family protein: MSNEPTPVLHTGRPVRAPSLVVLVLGGGKDVSRARSRPWHLAGLRMWTFTWMLRRVGRTRGISVQQLQYRFRGWNAPERSPVEDARWALNRIHAEYPDVHVVVVGHSMGGRTAAALVDDPSIPGVEPAGTTQKIVGVVALAPWWPEGTEVDAFEPGRKLLVMHGTADRWTDPRTSRRATERAAARGVDARYLSVPGGHFMLRNPRVWSRATRDFVLGIAADAPADCMGRQS, translated from the coding sequence ATGAGCAACGAGCCCACTCCAGTTCTGCATACCGGCAGGCCGGTGCGCGCGCCGTCACTGGTCGTGCTGGTCCTCGGCGGCGGGAAAGACGTGAGTCGGGCCCGCAGTCGGCCGTGGCACCTGGCCGGTCTGCGCATGTGGACGTTCACCTGGATGCTTCGGCGCGTCGGCCGTACACGCGGCATATCGGTGCAGCAGTTGCAGTACCGGTTCCGGGGCTGGAACGCGCCCGAACGGTCTCCGGTCGAGGATGCCCGATGGGCGCTGAACCGAATTCACGCCGAGTACCCGGACGTTCACGTGGTGGTCGTCGGCCATTCGATGGGTGGCCGCACCGCCGCTGCACTGGTCGACGATCCTTCCATCCCAGGAGTGGAGCCGGCAGGAACGACCCAGAAGATCGTGGGTGTCGTGGCCCTGGCTCCGTGGTGGCCGGAGGGCACGGAGGTCGATGCGTTCGAACCGGGTAGGAAGCTGCTCGTGATGCACGGAACTGCCGACAGGTGGACCGATCCTCGAACGTCCCGCCGGGCGACCGAACGTGCGGCGGCGCGCGGGGTGGACGCTCGCTACCTCTCGGTGCCGGGTGGGCATTTCATGCTGCGCAATCCGCGGGTCTGGTCCAGGGCAACGCGCGACTTCGTTCTCGGTATCGCTGCCGATGCGCCGGCCGACTGCATGGGCAGGCAATCGTGA